A genomic region of Polypterus senegalus isolate Bchr_013 chromosome 17, ASM1683550v1, whole genome shotgun sequence contains the following coding sequences:
- the stard3 gene encoding stAR-related lipid transfer protein 3 isoform X2 has protein sequence MMPNDVENGLLERSLPTIASLNASYTTSLSLPPQYFVPGERKTISDVRRTFCLFVTFDLLFISLLWIIELNIKGSIGESLTKEVVKYDFKTSFFDIFLLAVVRFLCLQIAYAMLRLRHWWVIAITTLLTSAFLIVKVIQSNLLSENAFGYVLPITSFVIAWLETWFLDFKVLTQEAEDERVYLAAVKAATEHTPFLRPSALSEGQFYSPPESFAGSDEEDLEEEVNGRRAITLQEKEYVRQGREAMAVVDQILAQENNWKFEKNNELGDAVYTLEIPCHGKTFILKAFMQCPAELIYQEVILQPEKMVQWNRTISACQILQRVDDNTLISHDVSAGAAGGVVSPRDFVNVRRIERKRDRYVSAGISTNHDMKPPQSRYIRGENGPGGFVVLKSSSNPSVCTFIWILNTDLKGRLPRYLIHQSLAATMFEFLSHLRKRVSERCLRQCSHCWDFLTTTTVFERSGGSEPCF, from the exons ATGATGCCAAATGACGTGGAGAATGGGCTGCTAGAGCGCAGTCTTCCCACCATTGCTTCTCTCAATGCCTCCTACACAACATCGCTGTCCCTGCCCCCACAGTACTTTGTACCAGGGGAGCGGAAGACTATCTCCGATGTGCGACGAACGTTCTGCCTGTTTGTTACCTTTGACTTGCTCTTTATCTCGCTCCTATGGATCATTGAGCTTAAT attaaggGTAGCATCGGGGAAAGTCTCACAAAAGAAGTAGTGAAATATGACTTCAAGACATCTTTTTTTGACATATTT TTACTTGCTGTTGTGCGGTTCCTATGCCTACAGATTGCATATGCCATGCTTCGGTTGCGCCACTGGTGGGTCATTGCG ATCACCACACTATTAACCAGTGCTTTCCTCATTGTGAAGGTCATCCAGTCCAAT CTGCTTTCTGAAAATGCATTTGGGTATGTGCTACCCATAACTTCCTTTGTCATTGCCTGGTTGGAGACGTGGTTTCTAGACTTCAAAGTGctaacacaggaagcagaagatgAAAGAG TCTATCTAGCAGCAGTAAAGGCAGCAACAGAGCATACACCCTTTCTTCGGCCAAGTGCCCTGTCTGAAGGGCAATTCTATTCACCTCCAGAGTCCTTTGCAG gatCAGACGAAGAGGACCTGGAAGAGGAAGTTAATGGCCGCAGAGCTATAACCTTACAG GAGAAGGAATATGTGCGACAGGGCAGAGAGGCGATGGCTGTGGTTGACCAGATTCTGGCACAGGAAAACAATTGGAAGTTTGAGAAAAACAAT GAGCTTGGCGATGCTGTGTACACCCTGGAGATCCCTTGCCATGGGAAGACCTTTATCCTTAAG GCTTTTATGCAGTGTCCAGCTGAGCTGATTTACCAAGAGGTCATTCTCCAGCCTGAGAAAATGGTTCAGTGGAATCGTACTATTTCTGCTTGCCAG ATTCTACAGAGGGTGGATGATAATACCCTCATCTCTCACGATGTATCTGCTGGAGCAGCAGGGGGTGTTGTGTCACCAAG GGACTTTGTGAATGTACGCCGAATCGAGCGGAAGAGAGACAGATATGTTTCTGCTGGAATCTCCACCAATCATGACATGAAGCCTCCACAGAGTCGCTACATCAG ggGTGAGAATGGCCCAGGTGGTTTTGTGGTTTTAAAATCCAGTAGCAATCCTTCAGTGTGCACTTTCATATGGATTCTCAATACTGACCTTAAG GGCCGTCTACCACGATACCTCATTCACCAAAGTTTAGCGGCGACCATGTTTGAGTTTTTATCACACCTACGAAAGCGAGTGAGCGAG AGATGTCTCAGGCAATGCAGTCACTGCTGGgactttttgactaccaccacaGTGTTtgagcggagtggtggctctgag ccctgtttttaa
- the stard3 gene encoding stAR-related lipid transfer protein 3 isoform X1 produces MMPNDVENGLLERSLPTIASLNASYTTSLSLPPQYFVPGERKTISDVRRTFCLFVTFDLLFISLLWIIELNIKGSIGESLTKEVVKYDFKTSFFDIFLLAVVRFLCLQIAYAMLRLRHWWVIAITTLLTSAFLIVKVIQSNLLSENAFGYVLPITSFVIAWLETWFLDFKVLTQEAEDERVYLAAVKAATEHTPFLRPSALSEGQFYSPPESFAGSDEEDLEEEVNGRRAITLQEKEYVRQGREAMAVVDQILAQENNWKFEKNNELGDAVYTLEIPCHGKTFILKAFMQCPAELIYQEVILQPEKMVQWNRTISACQILQRVDDNTLISHDVSAGAAGGVVSPRDFVNVRRIERKRDRYVSAGISTNHDMKPPQSRYIRGENGPGGFVVLKSSSNPSVCTFIWILNTDLKGRLPRYLIHQSLAATMFEFLSHLRKRVSERCLRQCSHCWDFLTTTTVFERSGGSEVGNLHC; encoded by the exons ATGATGCCAAATGACGTGGAGAATGGGCTGCTAGAGCGCAGTCTTCCCACCATTGCTTCTCTCAATGCCTCCTACACAACATCGCTGTCCCTGCCCCCACAGTACTTTGTACCAGGGGAGCGGAAGACTATCTCCGATGTGCGACGAACGTTCTGCCTGTTTGTTACCTTTGACTTGCTCTTTATCTCGCTCCTATGGATCATTGAGCTTAAT attaaggGTAGCATCGGGGAAAGTCTCACAAAAGAAGTAGTGAAATATGACTTCAAGACATCTTTTTTTGACATATTT TTACTTGCTGTTGTGCGGTTCCTATGCCTACAGATTGCATATGCCATGCTTCGGTTGCGCCACTGGTGGGTCATTGCG ATCACCACACTATTAACCAGTGCTTTCCTCATTGTGAAGGTCATCCAGTCCAAT CTGCTTTCTGAAAATGCATTTGGGTATGTGCTACCCATAACTTCCTTTGTCATTGCCTGGTTGGAGACGTGGTTTCTAGACTTCAAAGTGctaacacaggaagcagaagatgAAAGAG TCTATCTAGCAGCAGTAAAGGCAGCAACAGAGCATACACCCTTTCTTCGGCCAAGTGCCCTGTCTGAAGGGCAATTCTATTCACCTCCAGAGTCCTTTGCAG gatCAGACGAAGAGGACCTGGAAGAGGAAGTTAATGGCCGCAGAGCTATAACCTTACAG GAGAAGGAATATGTGCGACAGGGCAGAGAGGCGATGGCTGTGGTTGACCAGATTCTGGCACAGGAAAACAATTGGAAGTTTGAGAAAAACAAT GAGCTTGGCGATGCTGTGTACACCCTGGAGATCCCTTGCCATGGGAAGACCTTTATCCTTAAG GCTTTTATGCAGTGTCCAGCTGAGCTGATTTACCAAGAGGTCATTCTCCAGCCTGAGAAAATGGTTCAGTGGAATCGTACTATTTCTGCTTGCCAG ATTCTACAGAGGGTGGATGATAATACCCTCATCTCTCACGATGTATCTGCTGGAGCAGCAGGGGGTGTTGTGTCACCAAG GGACTTTGTGAATGTACGCCGAATCGAGCGGAAGAGAGACAGATATGTTTCTGCTGGAATCTCCACCAATCATGACATGAAGCCTCCACAGAGTCGCTACATCAG ggGTGAGAATGGCCCAGGTGGTTTTGTGGTTTTAAAATCCAGTAGCAATCCTTCAGTGTGCACTTTCATATGGATTCTCAATACTGACCTTAAG GGCCGTCTACCACGATACCTCATTCACCAAAGTTTAGCGGCGACCATGTTTGAGTTTTTATCACACCTACGAAAGCGAGTGAGCGAG AGATGTCTCAGGCAATGCAGTCACTGCTGGgactttttgactaccaccacaGTGTTtgagcggagtggtggctctgaggtagggaatCTGCACTGCTAA
- the stard3 gene encoding stAR-related lipid transfer protein 3 isoform X3 — protein sequence MMPNDVENGLLERSLPTIASLNASYTTSLSLPPQYFVPGERKTISDVRRTFCLFVTFDLLFISLLWIIELNIKGSIGESLTKEVVKYDFKTSFFDIFLLAVVRFLCLQIAYAMLRLRHWWVIAITTLLTSAFLIVKVIQSNLLSENAFGYVLPITSFVIAWLETWFLDFKVLTQEAEDERVYLAAVKAATEHTPFLRPSALSEGQFYSPPESFAGSDEEDLEEEVNGRRAITLQEKEYVRQGREAMAVVDQILAQENNWKFEKNNELGDAVYTLEIPCHGKTFILKAFMQCPAELIYQEVILQPEKMVQWNRTISACQILQRVDDNTLISHDVSAGAAGGVVSPRDFVNVRRIERKRDRYVSAGISTNHDMKPPQSRYIRGENGPGGFVVLKSSSNPSVCTFIWILNTDLKGRLPRYLIHQSLAATMFEFLSHLRKRVSEV from the exons ATGATGCCAAATGACGTGGAGAATGGGCTGCTAGAGCGCAGTCTTCCCACCATTGCTTCTCTCAATGCCTCCTACACAACATCGCTGTCCCTGCCCCCACAGTACTTTGTACCAGGGGAGCGGAAGACTATCTCCGATGTGCGACGAACGTTCTGCCTGTTTGTTACCTTTGACTTGCTCTTTATCTCGCTCCTATGGATCATTGAGCTTAAT attaaggGTAGCATCGGGGAAAGTCTCACAAAAGAAGTAGTGAAATATGACTTCAAGACATCTTTTTTTGACATATTT TTACTTGCTGTTGTGCGGTTCCTATGCCTACAGATTGCATATGCCATGCTTCGGTTGCGCCACTGGTGGGTCATTGCG ATCACCACACTATTAACCAGTGCTTTCCTCATTGTGAAGGTCATCCAGTCCAAT CTGCTTTCTGAAAATGCATTTGGGTATGTGCTACCCATAACTTCCTTTGTCATTGCCTGGTTGGAGACGTGGTTTCTAGACTTCAAAGTGctaacacaggaagcagaagatgAAAGAG TCTATCTAGCAGCAGTAAAGGCAGCAACAGAGCATACACCCTTTCTTCGGCCAAGTGCCCTGTCTGAAGGGCAATTCTATTCACCTCCAGAGTCCTTTGCAG gatCAGACGAAGAGGACCTGGAAGAGGAAGTTAATGGCCGCAGAGCTATAACCTTACAG GAGAAGGAATATGTGCGACAGGGCAGAGAGGCGATGGCTGTGGTTGACCAGATTCTGGCACAGGAAAACAATTGGAAGTTTGAGAAAAACAAT GAGCTTGGCGATGCTGTGTACACCCTGGAGATCCCTTGCCATGGGAAGACCTTTATCCTTAAG GCTTTTATGCAGTGTCCAGCTGAGCTGATTTACCAAGAGGTCATTCTCCAGCCTGAGAAAATGGTTCAGTGGAATCGTACTATTTCTGCTTGCCAG ATTCTACAGAGGGTGGATGATAATACCCTCATCTCTCACGATGTATCTGCTGGAGCAGCAGGGGGTGTTGTGTCACCAAG GGACTTTGTGAATGTACGCCGAATCGAGCGGAAGAGAGACAGATATGTTTCTGCTGGAATCTCCACCAATCATGACATGAAGCCTCCACAGAGTCGCTACATCAG ggGTGAGAATGGCCCAGGTGGTTTTGTGGTTTTAAAATCCAGTAGCAATCCTTCAGTGTGCACTTTCATATGGATTCTCAATACTGACCTTAAG GGCCGTCTACCACGATACCTCATTCACCAAAGTTTAGCGGCGACCATGTTTGAGTTTTTATCACACCTACGAAAGCGAGTGAGCGAGGTTTGA